Proteins encoded together in one Amblyomma americanum isolate KBUSLIRL-KWMA chromosome 1, ASM5285725v1, whole genome shotgun sequence window:
- the LOC144114201 gene encoding mpv17-like protein 2 isoform X2 has protein sequence MEYGALQLFRRFGRALFGRHLVATNATISTVMGITGDLVQQHYEILCGHQADINAVRTSHMAAAGLTTGMVCHYWYVLLDRWMLGRSLRTVLLKVLYDQVVFSPICLAVYFGTVSLLERSTWAELGRELWCKGGTIYRVEWVVWPPAQFLNFYVLPLRYRVFFDNLISFGFDVYSPYIKYRDQRTHVSHS, from the exons ATGGAATATGGAGCCCTGCAGCTTTTCAGGAGATTTGGTCGAGCGCTCTTTGGTCGCCACTTGGTGGCAACCAATGCCACAATATCGACCGTTATGGGGATTACTGGTGACCTCGTCCAGCAGCACTACGAAATATTGTGTGGCCACCAGGCTGACATCAACGCAGTAAGGACATCACACATGGCAGCAGCTGGTCTTACCACTGGCATGGTCTGTCATTATTG GTACGTCCTTTTGGACCGATGGATGCTGGGTCGATCCCTGCGCACTGTTTTGCTGAAGGTACTGTATGACCAGGTTGTGTTTTCACCCATCTGTCTGGCTGTCTACTTTGGCACAGTCAGCCTCCTAGAGCGTTCCACGTGGGCTGAGCTGGGTCGTGAGCTGTGGTGCAAAGGTGGCACCATATACCGGGTGGAGTGGGTAGTTTGGCCACCTGCACAGTTTCTCAACTTCTATGTGCTTCCTCTAAGGTATCGCGTCTTCTTCGACAACCTCATTTCCTTTGGATTTGATGTGTACTCACCATACATCAAGTACAGGGACCAAAGGACTCATGTTAGCCACAGCTGA
- the LOC144114201 gene encoding mpv17-like protein 2 isoform X1, giving the protein MRRCRTSSELTGELHPMEYGALQLFRRFGRALFGRHLVATNATISTVMGITGDLVQQHYEILCGHQADINAVRTSHMAAAGLTTGMVCHYWYVLLDRWMLGRSLRTVLLKVLYDQVVFSPICLAVYFGTVSLLERSTWAELGRELWCKGGTIYRVEWVVWPPAQFLNFYVLPLRYRVFFDNLISFGFDVYSPYIKYRDQRTHVSHS; this is encoded by the exons ATGAGAAGG TGTCGAACAAGCTCAGAACTGACTGGAGAACTGCATCCAATGGAATATGGAGCCCTGCAGCTTTTCAGGAGATTTGGTCGAGCGCTCTTTGGTCGCCACTTGGTGGCAACCAATGCCACAATATCGACCGTTATGGGGATTACTGGTGACCTCGTCCAGCAGCACTACGAAATATTGTGTGGCCACCAGGCTGACATCAACGCAGTAAGGACATCACACATGGCAGCAGCTGGTCTTACCACTGGCATGGTCTGTCATTATTG GTACGTCCTTTTGGACCGATGGATGCTGGGTCGATCCCTGCGCACTGTTTTGCTGAAGGTACTGTATGACCAGGTTGTGTTTTCACCCATCTGTCTGGCTGTCTACTTTGGCACAGTCAGCCTCCTAGAGCGTTCCACGTGGGCTGAGCTGGGTCGTGAGCTGTGGTGCAAAGGTGGCACCATATACCGGGTGGAGTGGGTAGTTTGGCCACCTGCACAGTTTCTCAACTTCTATGTGCTTCCTCTAAGGTATCGCGTCTTCTTCGACAACCTCATTTCCTTTGGATTTGATGTGTACTCACCATACATCAAGTACAGGGACCAAAGGACTCATGTTAGCCACAGCTGA